GCATCGGCAAGATCCCGGTCGCGATCGCCTGACGCCGTACCCGCCTGACGCCGACCCGTGCGGCACCCGCGGCAGCCCTTGCGGCTGCCGCGCCCGAAGCCCGGCCCTGCGCCGGGCTTTTCCTTGCTGCCGTTCCTCACCCCCTTCCGCCCGGTACGCCGACCCTGCTCAGCCACGCTCCCGCATGAGCTGGGAATGAAGCAGCAGATCGTCCAGCCTGCTCCGCAGTTCGTCCAGCAGCGCGGCCGCGTCCGGTTCCGCCGGGCCGCTACAGCGCCTGACCGCGTCCACACCTTCGTGGAAGCGCGCGTGGTGCTGCCGCAGCAGGCCGACGGCCGTGTCGGCGCGCGCGCCGTCGCCGGCCGCGTCGAACCATCGGTGCAGGCTGCAGTCATGGGGTGCTCCCGCACCGTCGAACGGCATGCCGGAGGCAACGGCCGTGACGAGCTGCCTCAGCAGGGCACGGTGCTCCACCTCGCTGTACAGCAGCGCCATGTCCTCGCGCGCGAGCACCCGCTGCCGCCGCCACGAGGCCGGCGGCGACCATGAGAACGCCCATCTGACGAGTTCCGTGGCGGGCATCGGCAGCGCGATGCCGAAGCCTTGCGCCACGTCGCACCCCAACTGCAGCAGCAGCCGGCCGTGCGCCTCGGATTCGACGCCCTCGGCGGTGACCTCGCGCCGGAACGCCCGCGCCAGACCCAGGACCGCCTCCAGGATGGCGAGGTCCTCGGGATCGTCCAGCATGTTGCGCACGAACAGTTGATCGATCTTCAGGCGCGCGGCGGGCAGCCGCTTGAGATACGCGAGCGACGAATAACCCGTGCCGAAGTCGTCCAGCGCAAAGGACACGCCGATCGCCGCACAAGCCTCCACGATCCGCGTCACCTGGGTCATGCTCTCCAGCGCGCTCGTTTCGAGCACTTCCAGTTCCAGGCTGCCGGGCGACAGGTGGGGATGGGCGGCCAGGGCCGATTGCAGCATCAGCATGAAGTCGGGCGAATGCAGATGGCGCGCGCTGATGTTCACGCTCACCGGCACGTCGATGCCCTGCGCCTTCCACCGTACGATCTGCGCCAGCGCCTGGCCGATCACCCAGTTCCCCAGGTCCACCGCGAGCGGATGATCGGCCACCGTGGGCAGGAAGGCGGCGGGCTCGAGCAGGCCCTGCTGCGGATGGTTCCAGCGGATGAGCGCCTCGGCACCGACGAGCACTCCCGTCCGCATGTTCACCTTCGGCTGGTAGAACAGCGCGAACTCGCCCTGGTCGAGCGCCTGCCGGATACGGCCCAGGCTCTCGTGCCGGCTGCGCTGGCTGCGGTCATGCGCGGTATCGAAGATGTGGTGGCGGTTCTTGCCGGCCAGCTTGGCCTCGTACATCGCCAGATCCGCCTGGCGCAGCAACTGGTCGGCATCGACTTCCTCGCCCTGCGGATACAGCGTCAGGCCGATGCTGGCCGACACGTTGAGGTCGTGCCCCGCGACCCGCACGCTCTGGGCCACGGCGGACAGCAGCCGCTGGACGAGCAGCAGGCAGGAATCCGTATCCTCGAGGTCGATCAGCACCGCGACGAACTCGTCCCCGCCCAGCCGCGAGATGCTGTCGCCCTCGCGCAGCACCGCCTTCATGCGCGCCGCGACGGTGGTCAGCAACTGGTCGCCGGCCTGGTGGCCGTGCCTGTCGTTGACGGCCTTGAAGCCGTCGAGGTCGATGTAGGCGACGGCGAGCCGCGTCCCGCGGCGGCGCGACTGGGCCATGCTGCGCTGAAGGCGGTCCTGCAGCAGCACGCGGTTGGGCAGGCCGGTCAGCGCGTCGTAGTGGGCGATGTATTCGAGCTGCGCCTCGTGCTCCTTCTGGATGGTGATGTCGTTGAGCGTGCCGGAGAAACCGATCACCGCGCCGGCCGCATCGGTCACGGCGCGCGCATTGACCTCGACCCAGCGGAAACTGCCGCCGATCCGCTGGTAGCGCACCGCCTGGGTCAGCGAATCGGCCTCGCGCCGGTGCAGGGCGTCGAACATCTCGAGATGCTGGGCGCGGTCCTCCGGATGCACGTAGTCCGAGCACGGGCAGCCGAGCGCGCGCTCGACCGGATGGCCGGTGATGTCCAGCCAGGCCCGGTTGAGGAATACCCACCGCCGCTGCCGGTCGATCTGGAAGATCACCTCCTTGACGCCCTCCACCACCGACCGGTAGCGCGCCTCGCTGGCGCGCAGGGTGTCGTCGGCGCGCTTGCGCTCGAGCACGCCGGTGAAGGCGTTGCCCGTCAGGGCCAGCAGCGTCTTCTCCTCGTCGGACCAGTTGCGCGGCGCATGCACCGCATCGAGGCCGATGAAGCCGATGACGCCCTTGCCCGCCACCATCGGGACGGCCAGCACCGACTGTATGGACTGGGCACCCAGGAGCTCGCGGTCGAGCACGGCCTCGGCCGGCAGACCGGCGACGCTCGGGAAGTCGACGACCTCGAGGCGCCGGATGGTGCGGCAGAAAAGCATCTGGTCGTCGAAGGGAATCCCCTGCAGGCTGTCCTTCTGCGACTGGATGCCGGGCGCGCACCATTCATGTGTGTTGCTGACGTACAGGCCGTCGTCCGAGACCTGGAACACGTAGGCGCGGTCGGCCTCGGCAAAGCTGCCGATGAGACTGAGCGCGCGGTCGATCAGCGGGTCCAGCTCTTCGGGGCTCGCGGGAATCAGCTCGGCGGCGATCTGCGACACCAGGCGCTCGAACATGATGCGGCGGTTCAGCGCCATCTCGCTGCGCTCGCGCTGCAGTTCGGCGCTCACGCGATCATCGAAGATGTCCATCAGCGACTGGACCGCCTGCTCGTCGCCGATCGGCGTGCGCTTCAAGCCGGCGATCAGGCCGATCGACCTGCCTTCCTTGTCCACCAGCGGCGTTCCGCAATAGGCTTCGATACCCAGTTCCGCCAGCATCCTGTCGCTGCTGAAGCGCTGCGCGACGTTGCGCGGATGGATGCAGGGCTGCCGGCCGAGGACCTCGGCGCAGGGCGTGCCGGCAAGCGGATAGGAGATCGGGAGCATCGCGGCGCCGTCCTGCCAGCCGCCGCGCACGTCGACGACCTCGGCGCCGGGCCTGATCTGGCCGACGAAGGCGATGTCGAGTTCCAGCGCCTCGGCGAGATGCCGGCTGACGGCCTCGTAGAACGCGACGCCCGACAGCAGGGCGTAACGCGCCGCCAGGGCGTCCAGCGCCATCTCGATGCGCTTGCGGTCGGTCACGTCGATGCAATGGCCGATGTAGCCGCTGAAGGCGCCGGCGCTGTCGCAGACCGGACTGCCCTCGTCGGAGATCCAGCGATAGCCGCCATCGGCATGGCGCAGCCGGTATTCCATGCGGAACGGCTCCCGCCGCGCAAACGCGCTCGCATAGATGCCGGCGCAGCGCCGGGCATCGTCCGGATGCACGCCCTGCATCCAGCCGTCGCCCAGCTCCTGCCCGAGCGTGCGGCCGGTGAAACGCAGCCAGGGTTCGTTGAAATACGTACCCGACATGCCGGTGCCCGAAGTCCGGATCAGCGCGGAGGCGCTGTTGGCCAGCGTCCGGAAATGCTGCTCGCTCTCCTGCAGGGCCAGTTGCGCCTGGTTGCGTTCGGCCTCGAGGCGCAGCGCGACGATCATGTTGCCGCAGGTCGCCAGCATCGGCTCGAGTTCCCCGACGAGATTCTCGGTATAGCCCTGCGGAGCATTCGCCAGCCCGACGACGCCGATCGACTGGCCGGCGTGGAACAGCGGCAGCCCGAGGAAGGAACACAGCAGCGGGTGCCCGGGCGGCAGACCGCCGCTGCGCGGATCGCCGGACGGATCGTTGGAGATGACCGGCCGGGCGGTACGCACGACCTCGCCGAACAAGGTGTCGAGATTGCGGAACTCGAAGCGGCCGGAGCGCAGGCGCTCGTACGCGGCGCGCGTCTCGTCGCACCAGCCGATGTTGCTGAGGCCATGCATGCGCAGATAGGGCTGGCCTGCCTCGTCGTACAACACGTCGGCAATGAAGCCATATTCGCTGTCGGTCAGTTCGAGCAGGTGCCCGATCATCTGCTCGAATGGTTCGTAGCCGTCGCTGCCGATCAGGAAACCACGCTGGAACCGCGACAGGACGGACAGCATCGTCGCCTGGCGTTGCGCCCGTTTCTCGAGGCGCACGATGCGCGACGACTGCCCGCGCGCCGGGTCCGGCCGCCAGCCCCTACGTACGGGCCGGGTCACGATGTTCTTCGATTTCTTGCTCTTGCGCGCGATATGCGACATGGGCCGGCGTCATGCGAAAAATGAAACCGTAATCGCAACATCTTACCGCCGCATGCAACGGCCCGGAACCACGGATGAGTCTTCGCCCCGACAAAAGGAAACGGGGTGCGGGCCGCGCAGGCCCTCACCCCGCCGTCATGCCGTGCGCTGAGCGCCCGGCGCGCGATCACTTCGCGCTGTGCTCGGCCAGCTTGAGCCAGGTGTCGACCACCGTGTCCGGGTTGAGCGAGATGGTCTGGATGCCCTCGTCCATCAGCCATTCGGCCAGATCCGGATGGTCCGACGGGCCCTGGCCGCAGATGCCGACATACTTGCCGAGGCGGTTGGCCGCCTTGATGCTCATCGACAGCAGCGCCTGCACCGCCGGATCGCGCTCGTCGAAGGCGTGCGCCACCAGGCCGGAATCGCGATCGAGCCCCAGCGTGAGCTGGGTCAGGTCGTTCGAGCCGATCGAGTAGCCGTCGAAGTGCTCCAGGAACTGGTCGGCAAGGAGGGCGTTGGACGGGATCTCGCACATCATGATCAGCTTCAGGTCATTCACGCCGCGCTTCAGGCCATGCTCGGCCAGCAGGCCGACGACGCCCTTGGCCTCTTCGACGTTGCGCACGAACGGGATCATGATC
This DNA window, taken from Thauera sp. K11, encodes the following:
- a CDS encoding EAL domain-containing protein, whose amino-acid sequence is MSHIARKSKKSKNIVTRPVRRGWRPDPARGQSSRIVRLEKRAQRQATMLSVLSRFQRGFLIGSDGYEPFEQMIGHLLELTDSEYGFIADVLYDEAGQPYLRMHGLSNIGWCDETRAAYERLRSGRFEFRNLDTLFGEVVRTARPVISNDPSGDPRSGGLPPGHPLLCSFLGLPLFHAGQSIGVVGLANAPQGYTENLVGELEPMLATCGNMIVALRLEAERNQAQLALQESEQHFRTLANSASALIRTSGTGMSGTYFNEPWLRFTGRTLGQELGDGWMQGVHPDDARRCAGIYASAFARREPFRMEYRLRHADGGYRWISDEGSPVCDSAGAFSGYIGHCIDVTDRKRIEMALDALAARYALLSGVAFYEAVSRHLAEALELDIAFVGQIRPGAEVVDVRGGWQDGAAMLPISYPLAGTPCAEVLGRQPCIHPRNVAQRFSSDRMLAELGIEAYCGTPLVDKEGRSIGLIAGLKRTPIGDEQAVQSLMDIFDDRVSAELQRERSEMALNRRIMFERLVSQIAAELIPASPEELDPLIDRALSLIGSFAEADRAYVFQVSDDGLYVSNTHEWCAPGIQSQKDSLQGIPFDDQMLFCRTIRRLEVVDFPSVAGLPAEAVLDRELLGAQSIQSVLAVPMVAGKGVIGFIGLDAVHAPRNWSDEEKTLLALTGNAFTGVLERKRADDTLRASEARYRSVVEGVKEVIFQIDRQRRWVFLNRAWLDITGHPVERALGCPCSDYVHPEDRAQHLEMFDALHRREADSLTQAVRYQRIGGSFRWVEVNARAVTDAAGAVIGFSGTLNDITIQKEHEAQLEYIAHYDALTGLPNRVLLQDRLQRSMAQSRRRGTRLAVAYIDLDGFKAVNDRHGHQAGDQLLTTVAARMKAVLREGDSISRLGGDEFVAVLIDLEDTDSCLLLVQRLLSAVAQSVRVAGHDLNVSASIGLTLYPQGEEVDADQLLRQADLAMYEAKLAGKNRHHIFDTAHDRSQRSRHESLGRIRQALDQGEFALFYQPKVNMRTGVLVGAEALIRWNHPQQGLLEPAAFLPTVADHPLAVDLGNWVIGQALAQIVRWKAQGIDVPVSVNISARHLHSPDFMLMLQSALAAHPHLSPGSLELEVLETSALESMTQVTRIVEACAAIGVSFALDDFGTGYSSLAYLKRLPAARLKIDQLFVRNMLDDPEDLAILEAVLGLARAFRREVTAEGVESEAHGRLLLQLGCDVAQGFGIALPMPATELVRWAFSWSPPASWRRQRVLAREDMALLYSEVEHRALLRQLVTAVASGMPFDGAGAPHDCSLHRWFDAAGDGARADTAVGLLRQHHARFHEGVDAVRRCSGPAEPDAAALLDELRSRLDDLLLHSQLMRERG